From the genome of Glycine max cultivar Williams 82 chromosome 2, Glycine_max_v4.0, whole genome shotgun sequence, one region includes:
- the SLD1.2 gene encoding delta(8)-fatty-acid desaturase 2, which translates to MEVVEKEKKKYITSEELKGHNKEGDLWISIQGKVYNVSDWVKEHPGGDVPISNLAGQDVTDAFIAYHPGTAWSHLDKFFTGYHLSDFKVSEVSKDYRKLASEFSKLGLFDTKGHVTSCTLASVAVMFLIVMYGVLRCTSVWAHLGSGMLLGLLWMQSAYVGHDSGHYVVMTSNGFNKVAQILSGNCLTGISIAWWKWTHNAHHIACNSLDHDPDLQHMPVFAVSSRFFNSITSHFYGRKLEFDFIARFLICYQHFTFYPVMCVARVNLYLQTILLLFSRRKVQDRALNIMGILVFWTWFPLLVSFLPNWPERVMFVLASFAVCSIQHIQFCLNHFAANVYVGLPSGNDWFEKQTSGTLDISCSSSMDWFFGGLQFQLEHHLFPRLPRCQLRNISPLVSDLCKKHNLPYRSLSFWEANQWTIRTLRTAALQARDLTNPAPKNLLWEAVNTHG; encoded by the coding sequence ATGGAGGTTgtagagaaggagaagaagaagtacATCACCTCAGAGGAGCTGAAGGGTCACAACAAGGAGGGAGATTTATGGATCTCAATTCAAGGTAAGGTGTACAATGTCTCAGATTGGGTGAAGGAGCACCCTGGTGGTGATGTTCCTATCTCAAACCTTGCTGGCCAGGATGTCACTGATGCATTCATAGCATACCATCCTGGCACAGCATGGTCACACCTTGACAAATTCTTCACTGGCTACCACCTCAGTGACTTCAAGGTCTCTGAGGTGTCCAAAGACTACAGAAAGCTTGCATCTGAGTTCTCAAAATTGGGTCTTTTTGACACCAAAGGCCATGTCACTTCTTGCACCCTTGCATCTGTTGCTGTTATGTTCCTCATTGTGATGTATGGTGTGTTGAGGTGCACTAGTGTGTGGGCTCATTTGGGCTCAGGCATGCTATTAGGGTTGCTTTGGATGCAAAGTGCTTATGTGGGTCATGATTCTGGCCACTATGTGGTTATGACAAGCAATGGTTTCAACAAGGTTGCACAGATCCTCTCTGGGAACTGCTTGACTGGGATAAGCATTGCTTGGTGGAAGTGGACTCACAATGCTCACCACATTGCCTGCAACAGCCTTGATCATGACCCTGATCTGCAGCACATGCCGGTCTTCGCCGTGTCCTCGCGGTTCTTCAATTCGATAACTTCTCATTTCTATGGGAGGAAGTTGGAGTTTGATTTCATTGCAAGGTTCTTGATCTGCTACCAGCACTTCACTTTTTACCCGGTTATGTGTGTTGCCAGGGTCAACTTGTATCTGCAGACCATTCTGCTATTGTTTTCGAGGCGTAAAGTGCAGGATAGAGCCTTGAACATAATGGGGATCCTTGTGTTTTGGACTTGGTTCCCTCTTTTGGTGTCTTTCCTGCCAAATTGGCCTGAGAGGGTTATGTTTGTGCTTGCTAGCTTTGCTGTTTGTTCCATCCAGCACATTCAGTTCTGCTTGAATCACTTTGCTGCAAATGTGTATGTTGGGCTACCGAGTGGGAATGACTGGTTTGAAAAGCAGACAAGTGGGACATTGGATATCTCTTGCTCCTCTTCGATGGATTGGTTCTTCGGTGGCTTGCAGTTTCAGCTTGAGCATCATTTGTTTCCAAGGCTACCTCGGTGCCAATTGAGGAACATTTCGCCTTTGGTCAGTGACCTTTGCAAGAAGCATAATTTGCCTTATAGGAGCTTGTCATTTTGGGAGGCCAATCAGTGGACAATTAGGACCCTCAGGACTGCTGCCCTACAGGCTAGGGACTTGACAAACCCTGCCCCTAAGAATTTGTTGTGGGAAGCTGTTAATACCCATGGCTGA
- the LOC100781844 gene encoding probable membrane-associated kinase regulator 6 yields the protein MEPPSSVPLASESFSYSWLSNCNKSPPTYSSYGGTSEEEFNFSVKKSCEEFNFNFDISVPHSPLVLVPADEIFSDGLLRPMFVDPSKVEFCNTPDPTQTKLSSSFSSRTFSQRAMEIHHGLLTKWRKSTRRTFVDFFRYVNQLRQRVGRSRKSIRVDDIDKTDWQVKCLTSPQKGSSPKPTIAATGIGDLHDHENSIYEAVLHCKRSIGK from the exons ATGGAACCACCCTCATCAGTGCCTCTAGCCAGTGAGAGTTTTTCATACAGTTGGTTATCAAATTGTAATAAATCCCCCCCCACTTATAGTTCCTATGGAGGCACCTCAGAAGAAGAATTCAACTTCAGTGTGAAAAAAAGTTGTGAGGaatttaacttcaattttgatATTTCTGTCCCTCACTCACCTCTTGTTCTTGTtcctgctgatgaaattttctctgaTGGTCTTCTAAGGCCTATGTTTGTTGACCCTTCCAAAGTAGAGTTTTGCAACACACCAGATCCCACTCAAACCAAGCTtagttcttctttttcttctaggACTTTTTCTCAAAGAGCTATGGAAATTCATCATGGATTGCTTACAAAGTGGAGAAAGTCAACAAGGAGAACTTTTGTGGACTTCTTTAGGTATGTCAACCAATTAAGGCAGAGAGTAGGGAGGTCAAGGAAGAGCATTAGAGTTGATGATATTGATAAGACAGATTGGCAAGTTAAATGCTTGACCAGtccacaaaaaggttcatcaccAAAACCAACAATTGCAGCAACTGGTATTGGTGATTTGCATGATCATGAGAACTCAATTTATGAAGCAGTTCTTCATTGCAAGAGATCAATAG gaaaatga